Genomic segment of Streptomyces sp. NA02950:
TTGGCGACGTGCACGGCGGTACGGAATCCGGCGAGCGCGGTGGCACGCTCGCGGCCACTCCGGTCCGCCCGGCCACCGCCCTCCGCGCCGCCCTCGGTGGTGACCTCGGCGCGGACGTAGAGATCGGTGGTGGGCCGGGCGCGTCCGGCGAGCCCGCCCCGGCAGTCGGCCACCAGCCAGGCGCCGTGGCGTCCGTACTGGCCGGTGGTGCCGGGTGCCACGAAGGTGCCCTCGCCACCGCTCGGGTCGAGCAGCTCCCGGGTCTTCATCTCCTCGGGCACATCGGAGACCAGGGCCTCGGCATGGACCGTGACCCCCAGTCCGTCACCGAAGGACAGGGAGCAGTCCAGCAGCGACCGGCTGTCCCGGTCCGGGGCCAGCATCGTGCCGTACTGCCGCAGTTCACCCCGGCGTCCGTCGGGCACCAGACGTGCGAGATCGCCGTAGGGCAGAGTCCCGTCGCACGCCTTTCTCAACTGGGCCCGGTTGGCGGCGCGATGACCGCCCTCGGTGCCCCGGGTCGCCAGGACGACGCCCACGACCAGCGCAGTGATGACCGCGATGAGGACCGTGCGGCGCAGCCACCCACGGTCCGGTAAACCCCGCATCCCGCCCGTACTCCTTCATCCCCCTGATCGAGCGATCCCCACGATCAGGTGTCCCCCGTGATCGCGGGGACAGTACCAGAGGGGGCCGGGGGCTGGCGCGTCAGCCAGGGTTCGCCCCGGAGGGCACCCGGTCGAAACGGAACACCTGCCCCGATTCGCCCGCCCGGCACGGGAGTTGGACCACATGGTCCCAGGGTTCGGTGCCGCCGCCGGGCACCGTCAGACAGAAGTCGCTGTGGACCGGCCGCAGCCGGAAACCGGTGACGGGCCGGTCGACGGGCTCCAGCCGGAACGTCTCTCCCGAGCCCCGGGAGTCGCAGAAGTCGTTGACGAGCAAGGCCCCCGGGACCTTTCGCCGAGCGGTGATCCCCGAGCAGCCGGGGCCGTGCTCGGAGTGCCGGGTGGCGATCCGCCAGTATCCGCCGTCCAGCCGCTCGAGGGAGAAGTCGGGGAGAACGTCCGCGCACGGCGCCTGATAGACCCACGCGGTGCGGTCGCCCTCGCGCTCGGAGAAACAGAGCGCGGAATGGACGGCCCGGATCCGGTACCCCCCGGGGGCGGGCGCGGGCAGCGCGGCGCCGGAGGTCGAGGCCGTTCCGGTGCCCGGCTCCTGCCGTGCGCCCTCCTGCCGCTGTTCCGCCTTCTGCCCCGCCGGTGCGCCGTGGTGGCTGCCGCGGGTGGTGACCGCGATGGCCACCACGGTGGCGGTCAGTGCCAGGACGGAGAGCAGTGTCACCGCACGCGAGCGGGGTAAGGACGGCTCCGGCAGGACGGCGTCCTCGTCCTCGTCCTCGTCCACGTCCACGGCCGGGGCCGGGATCGGGGCCGGGGCCGGGACCGGGGCGACGGCGGGCACGGCCCGGCACGTGGCGGCGGCCGCGGCGGAACCGCCGCCGTGGCCGGACACGGCACCGGCCGCCAGGTCCGCACGGACCGACAGCCAGACGGTGAGCCCGGCGGACCCGACCCCACAGGCCCGGACGAACGCGGCCACCTGCTCCTCGCGCGGCAGCGTGGCGCGCCCGAGCATACGGGCGACCGTGCTGCGCGGCAGGACGTCCCCGGCCGCGTCGGCGCGCACCGCCAACTCCCGGGCGGTCAGGTGCGACCAGTCCTTGAGCGCCCGCATCCGGGCGATGAACTCCTCGGGGCTCCGGGCGTGTTGTGGATCCGGAGCGCTGACGACCTCGGCCATCTGTGGTTCTCCCCCGCGGGCGTGTCCCGGCGCTGTCCGGGACAGGTCCGGGGCGTGTCCCGGACACGGGGACAGCCTTGTTCACTCACGTCGATTGTTCAAGGGTGAACTTCGTCAAGGGATGAAAAACGAGCGGCGGCCGTAACCATCCACGGGGGTACGGTCACAGCCGCCGTCACATCGCGCGGGAAATCACGCGGGAAATCACGCGGGAAAGGGCGGACGCGGGTGGATCAGAAGACCGACTCGGCCTCGTCCATGCGGTCCACCGGAACGGTCTTCAGCTCGGTGACGGCGTCGGCGATCGGCGCCATCGTGATGTCCGTGCCGCGCAGCGCGGTCATCATGCCGAAGTCACCGCGGTGCGCGGCCTCGACGGCGTGCCAGCCGAAGCGGGTGGCGAGCACCCGGTCGTACGCGGTGGGGGTGCCGCCGCGCTGCACATGGCCGAGGATCACCGGACGGGCCTCCTTGCCGAGACGCCGCTCCAGCTCGGCCGCCAGGCGGTTGCCGATCCCGGCGAACCGCTCGTGGCCGTACTGGTCGATCTCGCCCTTCTGGTAGTCCATGGAGCCCTCGGCGGGGTGCGCGCCCTCGGCCACACAGATGACCGCGAACTTCTTGCCGCGCGCGAAGCGCTCCTCGACCATCTTCACCAGGGCGTCGACCTCGAAGGGCCGCTCCGGCAGACAGATGCCGTGGGCACCGCCGGCCATCCCGGACTCCAGGGCGATCCAGCCCGCGTGCCGCCCCATGACCTCGACGACCATGACCCGCTGATGCGATTCGGCGGTGGTCTTCAGCCGGTCCATGGCCTCGGTGGCGACGCCGACGGCGGTGTCGAAACCGAAGGTGCGGTCGGTGGAGGAGATGTCGTTGTCGATGGTCTTGGGGACCCCGACGATCGGCAGCCCCGCGTCCGACAGCATCCGGGCGGCGGTGAGGGTGCCCTCGCCGCCGATCGGGATCAGCACGTCTATGCCGTAGTCGCGGGCGTGGTCCCTGGAGGTCTCGCACGCCTCGCGCAGCCGGGCCCGCTCCAGCCGGGAGGAGCCGAGGATGGTGCCCCCGCGGGCGAGGATGCCGCCGACGTCGTCGAGGTCGAGCTTGCGGTGACGGCCGTCGAGGAGGCCCTTGAACCCGTCCTCGAACCCGATCACCTCGTCGCCGTGGCCGACCACCGCGCGGTGGACGACCGACCGGATCACAGCGTTGAGGCCGGGGCAGTCGCCGCCTGCGGTGAGAACTCCGATGCGCATCGTGCTGTGTCTCCTGCTCCCTACGGGTAGATCTGAGCCAGTCCGATTGTTTCATGGGCGCGGTGGTGCTGTATCCCTCGCATCGGCGAGCGCCATAATCACGGCCGCAGGTATTGTCAAGAGGACTGGGCCATACAATGTGGTCAATTTGCGTCCGAAGGACGCAGGCCAGGACAACACCCGAGGAACGCCGAGGAAACGGAGATCACGCGTGACGCGCAGCGTGTACGTGACCGGGATCGAGCGTGGCGACGGACGCCAGGTCGTCGAGCTGGGAGTGATGGAACTCCTGACCCGCCATGTCGACCGCGTCGGGGTCTTCCGGCCCCTGGTGCACGACGACCCCGACCGCCTCTTCGAGCTGCTGCGGGCCCGGTACCGGCTGAGCCAGTCCCCCGCGTCCGTCTTCGGCATGACCTACGAGGCCGCGGCCGCCCTCCAGGCCGAGGCGGGCAGCGACGAGCTGGTCTCCCAGCTGGTCGGCCGGTTCCACGAGGTGGCCCGGGAGTACGAATACGTCCTGGTGCTGGGCAGCGACTACGCGGCCACCAGTCTCCCCGACGAGCTGGGGCTCAACGCACGGCTGGCCAATGAGTTCGGCGCCTCGGTGATCACCGTGGTGGGCGGGCAGAACCAGACCGTGGAGTCCGTCGGCGCCGAGGCGCACAACGCCTACCGGGCCTTTGAGGCACAGGGCTGCGACGTGGTCTCCGTGGTGGTCAACCGGGTCGCCGC
This window contains:
- a CDS encoding 6-phosphofructokinase, whose protein sequence is MRIGVLTAGGDCPGLNAVIRSVVHRAVVGHGDEVIGFEDGFKGLLDGRHRKLDLDDVGGILARGGTILGSSRLERARLREACETSRDHARDYGIDVLIPIGGEGTLTAARMLSDAGLPIVGVPKTIDNDISSTDRTFGFDTAVGVATEAMDRLKTTAESHQRVMVVEVMGRHAGWIALESGMAGGAHGICLPERPFEVDALVKMVEERFARGKKFAVICVAEGAHPAEGSMDYQKGEIDQYGHERFAGIGNRLAAELERRLGKEARPVILGHVQRGGTPTAYDRVLATRFGWHAVEAAHRGDFGMMTALRGTDITMAPIADAVTELKTVPVDRMDEAESVF